From one Candidatus Chromulinivorax destructor genomic stretch:
- the rpsU gene encoding 30S ribosomal protein S21 — MSKKQANVKVFVTANVDKALRQLKKKIEREGIVRDMKRVVYFESPTQKKRKRLIRAIKQNLMRLATRGELYTKQ, encoded by the coding sequence ATGTCGAAAAAACAAGCAAACGTTAAAGTTTTCGTCACAGCAAATGTGGACAAAGCTCTTCGTCAATTAAAAAAGAAAATTGAACGTGAAGGTATTGTAAGGGACATGAAACGTGTTGTTTACTTCGAATCACCAACTCAAAAAAAGAGAAAACGTCTTATTCGCGCTATTAAACAAAATCTCATGAGATTAGCTACTCGTGGCGAACTTTATACTAAGCAATAA
- a CDS encoding PLP-dependent cysteine synthase family protein yields the protein MMHNNLLQAIGNTPLVQVDLQTPCQLYAKLEYLNPGGSVKDRSSLFMIEDAEQRGILQPGGTIIDASSGNQGIATAMIGAIKGYKVIIAVSEKVSKEKLETLKAYGAQVVMCPATSFLQDPNSYHSQAMRIHKETPNSFMPDQYFNLANAMAHYKSLGPEIWRQTEGKITHFIAAAGTGGTISGAGRFLKEQNPNIKIIAVDSNVSYRSTKGHPQPYAIEGMGVDFDSPVLNYDIVDEFFEAPDAQSLAMLQHLARNKGILAGPSSGAVAYAAEQYCKQLKPTDLAVMIMGDSGRAYLTKNFY from the coding sequence ATGATGCATAACAACCTTTTGCAAGCAATTGGAAACACACCTTTGGTGCAAGTTGACTTACAAACTCCATGCCAATTGTACGCAAAATTAGAATATCTTAATCCTGGTGGAAGCGTTAAAGATAGATCATCACTCTTTATGATTGAAGACGCTGAGCAACGTGGCATACTGCAACCAGGTGGCACGATTATTGATGCATCATCTGGTAATCAGGGAATCGCAACTGCAATGATAGGCGCGATAAAAGGATACAAAGTAATTATCGCCGTATCTGAAAAAGTCAGTAAAGAAAAATTAGAAACATTAAAAGCTTATGGTGCACAAGTTGTTATGTGCCCTGCAACAAGTTTTTTGCAAGATCCTAACAGCTACCATTCACAAGCAATGCGCATTCATAAAGAAACTCCAAACTCATTTATGCCAGACCAGTATTTTAATTTGGCAAATGCTATGGCACATTACAAATCACTCGGGCCAGAAATTTGGAGACAAACTGAAGGCAAAATCACCCATTTTATTGCAGCTGCGGGAACAGGTGGAACCATTAGTGGTGCTGGCAGATTCTTAAAAGAACAAAATCCAAATATTAAAATTATCGCTGTCGATTCAAACGTTTCGTACCGATCAACAAAAGGTCATCCACAACCGTACGCAATTGAAGGCATGGGTGTTGATTTTGACTCTCCTGTTTTAAATTATGATATTGTTGATGAATTTTTTGAAGCACCAGATGCACAATCACTTGCAATGCTGCAACACCTTGCACGAAACAAAGGCATCTTAGCTGGGCCAAGCAGTGGTGCTGTTGCCTACGCTGCAGAGCAATATTGCAAGCAACTCAAACCAACTGACCTTGCCGTCATGATTATGGGCGACTCAGGTCGAGCATATTTAACCAAGAATTTCTACTAA
- the atpB gene encoding F0F1 ATP synthase subunit A codes for MENNNILTGHQWQPLAHYGFTHPFWTIHTDTLLGTIVATLMIIAVSLYAHRILKRKQSVTKFIILKYVDGFKDLLQQTLHSAPLEHLAFIGSLFTFIVFCNAMAFIPYIEEPTRDLNTTLGLGLISFCYVQGYAIYHKGFFEYLSDFTKPFFLMLPLNIIGTLTSIISLSFRLFGNIFGGYVIAHLSLQALESSWIMQTIGLMTGFNLAISIIFGLFEGIIQAFVFAMLTLTYLSMEIVSDEESE; via the coding sequence ATGGAAAACAATAATATCCTGACCGGTCATCAATGGCAGCCACTTGCTCACTATGGGTTTACTCATCCATTTTGGACAATTCATACCGATACACTTTTGGGGACAATTGTCGCTACCCTGATGATTATCGCAGTATCACTGTATGCGCATCGCATACTGAAAAGAAAACAATCCGTTACTAAATTTATTATTTTAAAATATGTCGATGGTTTTAAGGATCTTTTGCAACAAACGCTGCATAGTGCTCCTCTTGAACATTTAGCTTTTATTGGATCTCTTTTTACCTTTATTGTCTTCTGTAACGCTATGGCATTTATTCCCTACATTGAAGAACCAACACGAGATTTAAATACAACACTAGGACTTGGACTCATCTCATTTTGCTACGTTCAAGGTTATGCTATCTATCATAAAGGTTTTTTTGAATACCTATCAGATTTTACAAAACCATTTTTTTTAATGCTTCCTCTTAATATCATTGGAACATTAACTTCAATTATATCTCTTTCATTTCGACTTTTTGGAAATATATTTGGTGGCTATGTAATTGCTCACCTATCTTTACAAGCGCTTGAAAGTTCCTGGATTATGCAAACTATTGGTTTAATGACAGGCTTTAACCTTGCTATTTCTATAATTTTTGGGCTATTTGAAGGAATTATTCAAGCTTTCGTTTTTGCTATGCTTACCCTAACTTATCTATCAATGGAAATCGTATCTGACGAGGAGTCTGAATAA
- a CDS encoding prepilin peptidase, with amino-acid sequence MILSILMFLAWGSYLNSLGYRLLHLNSFFQRRSFCPSCKKIIAWYDNLPIVSWFNLRGQCRSCKQPISWLYPFIEIISTLLFALLYNYTEAHYFPAYFIFFSALIVTIRTDLDQMLISRYVTLYLVPIAYLATVYNQLPLSCSMAIIGSLFGYFLLWCAKTISKALLGQDGMGQGDLELLAMIGAFTGPLGCWVALTIGSFLGTIITLIIMAIRQQRIVKIPFGPYLAAGAIFFVLLQPACISYFSI; translated from the coding sequence TTGATACTATCCATCCTGATGTTTCTTGCCTGGGGTTCATATCTTAATTCATTAGGATACCGATTACTTCATCTTAACTCATTCTTTCAGCGCAGATCTTTTTGCCCTTCGTGCAAAAAGATTATTGCCTGGTACGATAATCTACCTATCGTATCTTGGTTTAATTTACGTGGTCAATGTAGATCATGCAAACAACCAATTTCTTGGTTGTACCCTTTCATAGAAATTATATCAACATTGCTCTTTGCTCTATTATATAATTATACTGAGGCTCACTACTTTCCAGCCTATTTTATATTTTTTTCAGCACTTATCGTAACTATACGAACTGACCTTGATCAGATGCTTATATCACGTTATGTCACCCTCTATCTTGTACCAATTGCGTATCTTGCAACAGTGTATAATCAATTACCATTGTCATGTTCTATGGCAATTATTGGATCTCTTTTTGGATATTTTTTATTATGGTGTGCAAAGACAATAAGCAAAGCTTTATTAGGGCAAGATGGCATGGGTCAAGGCGACCTAGAACTACTTGCAATGATTGGAGCCTTTACCGGTCCACTTGGATGTTGGGTTGCTCTTACCATTGGTTCATTTCTTGGCACAATTATCACACTTATAATTATGGCAATACGACAACAACGTATTGTAAAGATTCCTTTTGGCCCTTACTTAGCAGCAGGTGCAATATTTTTTGTTCTCTTGCAACCTGCATGCATTTCTTATTTTTCGATCTAA
- a CDS encoding SpoVR family protein, whose protein sequence is MKFNTTISFCALLLTSSIMSAGPMNKFVTAGLAAFIHQNIMTKQDLTKIPTITQEDVTEYYNKFTTTILHTKKSLEPIFAGMQQAINDAIAEVEANKKKELEEEAKRSKK, encoded by the coding sequence ATGAAATTCAATACAACAATTTCTTTTTGTGCATTACTTTTAACATCAAGTATCATGTCTGCAGGCCCAATGAACAAATTCGTTACAGCAGGTCTAGCTGCATTCATTCATCAAAACATTATGACCAAGCAAGATCTTACAAAAATACCTACAATCACGCAAGAAGATGTTACTGAATATTACAATAAATTTACGACAACAATACTACATACTAAAAAATCTTTAGAACCAATCTTTGCAGGAATGCAACAAGCTATCAATGATGCTATTGCTGAAGTAGAAGCAAATAAGAAGAAAGAATTAGAAGAAGAAGCTAAAAGATCAAAGAAATAA
- a CDS encoding ribosome-binding factor A, translating to MINSSAVSEIKRAQKESQLLREISSMFHTVAMDDNRLSGLFVNRVELSSDKGWCTIYFYTNEGYEKYAEQLEVLKLYKPSMRKSLSSEIKARYVPNLKFEYDSKFEKQQRLELAMALAAQDVRKHQDGG from the coding sequence ATGATTAATTCTTCTGCAGTTTCAGAAATCAAACGAGCTCAAAAAGAGTCTCAACTATTACGTGAAATATCTTCGATGTTTCATACCGTAGCTATGGATGATAATCGTCTATCAGGTTTATTCGTAAATCGTGTAGAACTGTCTTCGGACAAAGGTTGGTGCACGATTTACTTTTATACAAATGAAGGTTATGAAAAATATGCTGAACAGCTTGAAGTTTTGAAGCTTTATAAGCCTTCAATGCGTAAAAGCTTGTCATCAGAAATTAAAGCTCGTTATGTTCCTAATCTTAAATTTGAATATGATTCAAAGTTTGAAAAGCAACAACGACTTGAATTAGCGATGGCTTTAGCAGCTCAAGACGTTAGAAAACATCAGGATGGTGGTTGA